The Thermodesulfovibrionales bacterium region ATAACCCTCACCATCGAGAAGGTGAACGAGGAGCCTCTCGCCATACCTCTTCTGCCGGTTTCGACCATTGTCTGTCAATCACCTCATGAAGCCAGGAGAGTTATCTGCTCATTATTGTCGGAGGCAGGGCTGTCGAGAGAGGTCATCGAGCGGGGTATCAGGATTGCGGCCGGAAATGAAGTTATGCGCGGCGCATCACTCATACGTTCGGTGTCGGGCATCCGGGCTGAGCCGGACACGTTGAGGGGGGTGCGGGTATCGAGACTCGGGATCGAAAGATCCTCTGAGAGGAGATTGTCGCGGGGCCTTGCGAGAGGCGGTATAAATACGTCTACGGTGAAGGAGGCGGTTGTCCTTGCATCCAAGGTGGCCTCGTGCGGCGGTGTGGTTGCCGAACTCTGTATATCCGATGATCCTCATTATACGACAGGGTATGTCGCGTCGGCAGGTCTCGGCTACGTCCGTGTAACGAAGATCAAAGATCCAGGGAGCATGAGCGGAGGGAGGATATTCTTCGTCGAAGAGAAGGCAGACGTAAGCCCCATCATAGATTATCTTGAAAAGATACCGGTTATCGCGACTCTCCCGCCAAGGGATCGCGTCTCTCGATGAAGTCACCGATTCTCCTCATTGCCAACCCCGCTGCGAGGCATGCCTCTGAAAAGGGCATCGAAAGGGCCGCGAATCTGCTGCGTTCAGGAGGTTGGGACGTCCGGGTCTTATTCACATGCAAAAAGGGAGACGCTGAGGCCTTTGCCCGACATGCACAGGCTGAAGGTATCTCCCTTATCATGGCCGCAGGTGGTGACGGCACGTTGAACGAAGTGATAAACGGTATCGTCCATACCGATGTCTCCATGGCGATTCTGCCAATGGGGACGACCAACGTCCTGGCCAAGGAACTCGGCATTCCCGAAGATATTGAGGGCGCCGTGAACAGGGCTCTCAAGGGGAGGCCACGGGCCGTCTCCCTTGGAAGGATCACCGTCGGCCAGCTTCCGTCGCCTCTTAC contains the following coding sequences:
- a CDS encoding 6-carboxyhexanoate--CoA ligase gives rise to the protein MEKISGSLWSVRMRASRKGKKRRLSGGKSGEEKAIHVSGAEGLYASCEIPRIVDGYLKRAINHPRGLPDTITLTIEKVNEEPLAIPLLPVSTIVCQSPHEARRVICSLLSEAGLSREVIERGIRIAAGNEVMRGASLIRSVSGIRAEPDTLRGVRVSRLGIERSSERRLSRGLARGGINTSTVKEAVVLASKVASCGGVVAELCISDDPHYTTGYVASAGLGYVRVTKIKDPGSMSGGRIFFVEEKADVSPIIDYLEKIPVIATLPPRDRVSR
- a CDS encoding diacylglycerol kinase family protein — encoded protein: MKSPILLIANPAARHASEKGIERAANLLRSGGWDVRVLFTCKKGDAEAFARHAQAEGISLIMAAGGDGTLNEVINGIVHTDVSMAILPMGTTNVLAKELGIPEDIEGAVNRALKGRPRAVSLGRITVGQLPSPLTRYFCLMAGIGFDGDAVYRFSTSLKRFSGKAAYILSGMKTLLHYSPEPLTFSMDGKSCRGYSAIICKAAR